CGCGGTGTGATCGACTTCGCTGGGATGATCCCGGGCTTCCAGCTGCTGACGCAGGACGACAAGTTTACGCTGCTGAAGGCCGGCCTGTTCGATGCGCTGTTCGTGCGGTTGATCTGCATGTTCGACACGGCGCTCAACTCGATCATCTGCCTGAACGGGCAGGTGATGCGCCGGGACACGATCCAGAACGGGGCGAACGCGCGCTTCCTGGTGGACTCGACGTTCAACTTTGCCGAGCGCATGAACTCGATGCAGCTGACGGACGCGGAGATCGGGCTGTTCTGCGCGATCGTGCTGATCACGCCGGACCGGCCCGGACTGCGCAACGTCGAGCTGATCGAGCGGATGTACTCGAAGCTGAAGGCCTGCCTGCAGACGGTGGTCTCGCAGAACCGGCCGGACAAGCCGGAGTTCATGCAGGAGCTGCTGCGCACGATGCCGGACCTGCGCACGCTCAGCACGCTCCACACGGAGAAGCTGGTCGTGTTCCGGACCGAGCACAAGGAGCTGctgcgccagcagcagatgtGGTCCGCCGACGCCGGCGAGGCCGAGGGCGCGACGCAGCAGGCGGCGGGGGCCGGCAGCGCCGGGGCGGAGGCCAAGAGCCCGGCCAGCAGTACGGCGAGCGGGTGGAGCTGCGACGGCAATCAGGTCGAGGTGGACCTGCTGATCGCGGCCAAGAGCCCGATGAGCTCCGTCTCGAGCACGGAGTCGACGTCCGAAACGTCCTCCTCGTCCGAGTACGGCCACCatcacctgcaccaccaccaccaccatcacctgcAGCACGGGGGCCTTTCATCGGCCGCTGCATCGGCCGCCCCACTCCTGGCGGCCACCCtttccggcggcagcggtgcgGCCTCCTGCCCCAtcatccggcaccgggcgaGCTCGGGCTCGTCGGCGGAGGACGATCTGATCGGGGGCACCGCGCAGCATCTGGCCCAGAACGGCCTCACCATCACCCCCGTAATCCGCTCGATCGGTTCCTCCTCCGCTTCGTCatcctcggtggcggcggtggcggcgggggccGTGGCaggcgccaccaccaccaccaccacgacgcaTCACATGTCGCGTTACCGCAAGCTCGACTCTCCCACCGATTCCGGCATCGAGTCGGGCAACGAGAAGCACGACAATCCGCTACCCACGGTGGGCGGCGGGGTGACAGGGGCGGCGGCGTcgacggcaccaccaccaaccgccggtccggcggctcttcaccaccatcaccttTCGATGGGCGCTGCCGGCACTCACCaacctcaccaccaccagcagcagcagcagctaggACCTCATCACCACGGGTTgctgcaccatcaccaccaccaccaccaccatccgaaGCCGGCCGGTAGCGTCAGCAGTGGGTCCTCGTCCTGCTCCAGCCCTCGCTCATCCCTCGAGGACCAATCGCTGGAGGATGGCGGTGTCGCTAAGCCTGCGGTGCAGGCCCCTCCGCCACCGTCTTCACGGCACGTGGTCAGCGTCGACAACATGCCGGTCCTGAAGCGTGTCCTGCAGGCCCCTCCACTCTACGACACCAACAGCCTGATGGACGAGGCGTACAAACCGCACAAGAAGTTCCGCGCCATGCGGCACCGGGAGAGTGAAGCGGAAGCCGCCATCGTAGTGGCCCcatcctcttcctcctcctcctcgtcggcGGCTGGAGCCTCCCGGCTAGAAACGATCGCGACGTCATCCGCCATCGTGCTCCGTGCGTCATCGTCCtcaccgaagccaccggtgTCCTCCGTCTCCCCGTACCATCAGGCGGCCGGGGCCTCGTCCCCGGCACCGCAGCAATCGCAGCTGCACATGCATTTAACGCGGCCACAGCCCGCCGCgtcccaccatcaccaccaaagCGGGCCACCGAGTGGCGGCGGCTTCCTCCAgcaatcgacggcggcggcggtggccgtggccacctcCCGGTGTAGTCCGCAGCTTCTGCAGGGCGGTGCCACCACTCCGCAGCCCCCTCCGTCGTCGCTCTCCAGCACCCACTCGGTGCTGGCCAAGTCGCTGATGGAGGAACCGCGGATGACGCCGGAGCAGATGAAGCGCACGGACATCATCCACAACTACATCATGCGGGAGTCGGcccacgagcagcagcaccgcgctgaccaccaccagcaccaccatctcccgcaccaccaccaccaccaccagcatcagaACTTTATCAAACATACCTCACAGACACAGGGTGgtggggccgccggtggcctgcTGGTgtgcggttccggttcctccgGCACGACCTTCCAGCATCGGGCTTCCCCGCACCTGACCGTGTCCGCGGTGTCGCCCTCGccttcctcgtcctcgtcctcgtccagttcgtcgtcctccggcggcggatgtccgttcggtgccggcaaatggccaccgaacggcggtGGCACCGCCAGCGTCATCACGACGACCCGCGGCCAGCAGACCCCCTCACCGTCGCTGGCCAGCAGCCTCACACCGCCCGAtacctcctcgtcctcgtcaccatcgtcggtCGCTTCGccgtcctcttcgtcctcgtcgtccacgtcgtcgtcgtcgtcttcgggggccagcagcagcagcagcatccgctACTTCCAGTCGCCCCACTCGACGATGGCGTCCTCTCCGTCACCCGgttcacccaccaccaccacctcggtGGTCGTGGTGCCCGTCCCACCGGCCGCCGCGTCATCATCCCCGCGGCTCCTCGAGCTGAAAGTGGAGatcgccgccggtggtgtCACACCGACGGCAGCGGCTGATCCCGCTGCGGCGCAGCCACTGAATCTGTCCAAAAAGTCACCCTCGCCGGCTCCGGCCCATCACGCAATCGTTTCGGTTGTaaggccaccgatcggtggtggggCCGTCGGTGCTTCACCTACCACGCCCTCctcggtggtcgtggtggccaccagcagcagcagcagcagctcgggcGGAAGTGACACGGCGGCGGTAGGGGCCGGTAGCAACAACCcggcgccgcagcagcagcagatccaCAAAATCCTGCTCGAGGCGTAAGCGGCCGTCTTAATGCACGCGCGGATTCACACCGTTAGATGAAGAGGAGCGGCTTCCGGCGGCAGAGTATCCTAAAAGAGGCCACACAAGAGGGCAGCGGCTGTGGGTGCGAGACATGCGAGGTCtatagcgagagagagagagagagagagagcgagaaagaactACTTGtacaaatttttatttatgtaaaaaCGCGACGCCGGTGATGTGTTTGTTGTATagcagtgagagagagagagagagagagcggagctAAAGGATCGATACGAACAGCACACCACTCGACACCTGCGCACACTccttgctgctggccactAGAGTATTTGATGCGCATGCGACGGGAACGCAACGGAGAGGAAGCGCGCGCAATGTAAAGCCAAAAACTAACTACAAAAACTATGGGCGCGATGGGTGGTCAACGGAGTTACAGGGTGTTTGTGCTGaacagagagacacagagagagagacagagagagaaagagagagtaaTTGTTGATAACagcacacaaccacacgcgcGCGGAAAGATCtcgttttttgtcgtttttNNNNNNNNNNNNNNNNNNNNNNNNNNNNNNNNNNNNNNNNNNNNNNNNNNNNNNNNNNNNNNNNNNNNNNNNNNNNNNNNNNNNNNNNNNNNNNNNNNNNTGTGCGCGGGGGGAGCGGCGAGCTCCCCACTAACTACACACCACACAActaagaaagagagagaactatttaaaaacaaataacgatGCAGCCTGTTTGTGGAACaatgcaaatgtttttattgatgATCTAAATACAACTCCTACCTAcaaagcgaaagcgagagagagatagatagagagagcatAACCGTGTTTTGGACCTATAAGCAAAGAAGCAGAGGAATCAGGAATCACATACAGAGGGAGATAGTGATCGAAAGCAATGAACTGGTAAACTTTTCTTAtacaccacacaccacacacgacAAAAACAAGACCACACAACAAGAGACGCGCCTCAGTCAACGAAAAATGGTttgataaaaaagggaaaacaaggAGGAGAGCTACTTGTGTAAATAGAGAGCAATGGAAATACAcactcgaaacaaaacatattcaaacagagagagagagcagccaCACAGCGATAGGAATTAAGATGGAAAGGCGAGACACACGCGAGAAGACGAAGGATTAGGTTCCCGTTTGCTTTTGTGCGCGAAACACCACCGCGCACCCACCGGCTCTCACCGGAGTCCTTGCGCCCTCCCCCCAGCGCCCGTGCTATTATAAGCTATAGAGTCTACCTTTCGCTGCAGCGCGCAAGCCCCCCTTTAAGCCCCCAACGATCCACTTTAGCCCCACACACAAGCAtgttcagcaacaacaacacgagGGTCCGATCCTCGGGGTTTAGCTTGTGTAGATTAGATTATCGATCAGTTGTGATCTGGATGGACCCTCATCCCgggcggagagagagagagagagagtgtaaaTAGTACAgtgggtgtgcgtgttgtgCAAGTAGATAGTAAGTGCCGTGTTTAGTTGTGTGCGCGCGATCCCCCTCCCCTCTTTTTAAGGACCCACATTTTGCCCCAACCCCCAACAGACAGAGAACTCACCGAAACATACACACGCGAGAACAACACAGTCTACGTATAGGTTTATAGGATATAGAGTGATATAAAATACTGTGGTGTGATCATCATCCCTCTGGCCGACGACGTGGTGGCGCCTCTGGCATGGTGTTTGGAATGGCGCgcgttgtttcgctttttacTACCCCTTAGTAATCATTTTTACTCTCCGAGACCCTTCCGTCGTCCAGCACACCACCCtctttttcgaagaaaaagtTATAGTTTgtagttcgttcgttcgtgttttgtttcgtttcgtttcgggctTTCGACGGGCCGACGGTTGTTGTTCTTATATTTGCCTTATATTCTCtaacatttcttttttgttcgttttatttattgtgaaGAGAGTCACGCGGAAGAAAGTTTTGCTGTTAATAGTTATCACCACCACGCCCTGCCCCCTTTTTCTGTGTACTCTCCTCTCTGCTAGCTACTAGCTAGGTAGCACAATTGACGCTTTTATTATGACCCCATTTCTTCGGTTAACTCGGCATAgctagtttcttttttttctcgcttgtttaattaatattaattctCTTGATCACATTCTGTTGCTTTTTaacacactcaaacacacgcGAACACCGACACACTTTGTAAGAGATCCAGAATTGTTGGGCGAGCGCGCGCTTTTCTTCTAATCTTTTCGAgaccttccttccttccgagAGAAAGTGAACGAACGCGCGCGTGGTGTAAAAAgtgagatagaaagagagagagagagagagagagagagggagagagtgttAGGTAACGTTTTGCAAATGATGATGTAGCAATTAGGCAAGGCAAGGCAGTTTAAGTacgtgtttcctttttatcgTCTCCAATTAGTTTCTTGAGTAAGAGTGGGTAAGAGTTGAACAAAATACGAGAGAAAACGCTGAAGAGAAGTCTCCCGGAGAGAAGGAGAATGAAGTAgtgagatagagagagagagagagagagagagagcaacgcAATGAAGTGATGGCaatgaaaaaaagtaaaaaaacaaaataaaatatgttgaaCATGCGAACAGAGAAGGGACAGGCGaaagcaacacaacaaaatggGATTATGTGCAGAAGAAGGTAATAAAAAACCATTTCTTATATTTAGTTCTCTAAGGTGAAGACAATTAGCGAGAAAGCGcgtgcgcgagagagagagagccagcgagcgagagcgcgaaAGAGTTTCCTTCAGAATATGATTAAAaatgtgcgttttttttttatttatacacTATAagacaattaaaataaactgaTTTTAATACAacagaataaaacaaacaacaacggtgaaaaaaaaacaatgacgATGAAACGTGAAAGCattacagaaaaaaataataaaacaaaatacacacaaaaaaacaccccCCAAGGCGCCGGCGCTCCGTCGTCGGCGCGCTCCTGAATTCGTGTCCccgaaagaaacaatagacCAGATTGgcaaaccagcagcagccctgcGGTGAAAGAACGATTGGGGGGGGTTACGTTTTGTTTCGGATGATGCAGCGCGCACAATACGCCGATACGCTTTGGCACCTCGGGGACGCGTGCACTGGGGTCAGTTTGTTTGTGTGAGAGACTGTGTCCTTGCCCCTTTTTTATGAGACTGTTAACGAGTAAGGCGCGGGTGCGCAGATGGGAACCAAGCAGGGGGTGGACAAGAAGACAACACACCTCAAACTATTGATTATAAGGTGTATAAGCtgctgtgtgtctgtttggAAAGAGAATATTAATTGTAACGGTGAAGGAACCAAAAGGAACAAAACGCAAGAGGTTTAAAAGAAGATTTGCAGCGAATGTAGGATATAAGAAACACTAGCGATAAAGAGTGCTAAttgcaacaataaaaacagaGGAGAAAACAAATAAGTGAAAACAAGAGTAGCAAGTGGAGGTTCACACAGAGAATAAACCAACCAATCAACAACGAGAAACAAAAGGGTAAATAAAGTATTAAAGTGTACTGCTTCATTGTTTTTGCTGAGAAACACTTTATTTGGGTCACAACGAACGTGCACTGCGTCCTTAAAAACCAATCGGGAAAGAGACGGAAAGAAAACACGCCACAGCCGGGTGCTAGTTGAGTCCCTTGGCCGCAAACAGGTGCCTCGGGACCGTTGGCCCCGACGACttctcgccatcgccaccacttCCAACGCTCCCGACCGGCGTCTGGTGTTCCAGGCTCGGCAGGATGATACGATGCGGACGCCTCGCCTcaccatccgcagcagcaccaccggccaggaACGGATTGTGGACTCGCCGCTCTTCCCCGCCCGCCACACTCCCATTCCCAGTGACCTCCCGGGGAGCTTCCGAGACGACGCTACTCGAATCGGGCTCCGCTGGCTCGATCGTGTCACTGCGGGCCGGTGGACTTCCACCGCCGTTCAGGTGACGTGCCAGTGCCCCCGCCGTTGTTGGGCTGTTGATCGTCTCCGTCCCgttcatcgccgtcgccgccaccacgggTTTCGGAGCTGCCGGCGGAAACGACACGTAGCTGAGCGGTGTCGAGCCACTCTGGTAAAGTTCGCGATCGCCCCGCAGATACTGATCGTAGATCACATCGATCGACGGTTGGAACGAggcaggtggtggtgatacCGCCGCgaccgccgtggccaccgccagtggcATCGTGAAGTGACCGTTCCCGTTCACCAGCTCGTGctggtgatgacgatggtggAGATGATGGAGTGTCCCGGTCGGTTCGTAAGTGTGCTTCGGATACGTCGCCTCATCGTCCTCGCCGAGTGAAACCCCCACGTGGTTGGTGCGCACGTGATACGGGAAACTTTTGTTGGCCCGCGATGGCCACGTTAGCCACAGGAAGGCCAGGTGACCGGCGAACGCTACCGCTCCGAGTGCCCCGTGCATGGCCGATTCTCGCACCCAAGGATCGAGCACATTAACACCGAGCAGAGTCAGGACGGGACCGCTCAGAATCCACAACGAGCCGAGCATCGTGAAGGGATAGTAGAACGGGACCTTCTCGGCGAACTTCCGGATGGTGGCAGCCGACGAGTACAGGAAAAAGCCCCAGGCTACACATCGGAGGCCGGCCaacccgaaaccggccggCGATTCGTACAGGTTCAGGACCTCGCCCGGATCGAACGCTTCCGCCTGGTAGATGTAGAGCGTCACGTAAACCACCACGTAAAGGTTGATGAAGATCGTGATCTTGACCGTGGCGCACGTCTTCAGGCGGGCCCTCGTGATCGTGTAGCCTAAAGGGGGGAAGAAGGGCGAGTCAACTAAGCTCCAGGATCCAGTGATCGCACTGCCTTACCCTTAGCCatcaggagcagcagcagcaggaacgtGATCTCACTCGCACTGGTAAAGATGCCGCCAAAGTTCGGAAACGGACCGATTCCGGAGACGGCGTACTTGGTCCAGGTGACGctaagcagcagcaacccgaaCCACTGCAGCAGGACACTGAGCGTGAACAGGCGGTAGGTGCAGTGGTAGAGGTGGCGAGCCTTCAGTTCCACGGCGCAGATgaacacggccagcagcagcatactGTAGGCGATCGCTTCCGCCAGCAGGATCGGTGGGATGACTGAAAGGCAACAAGCCAATAAGTAGTCTACGTCTGACAGCTCCTGAGGTTCCTTAACTCACACATCTCGTCCGCCGAAAAGTGCTCGTGCCAAAAGTCGCCCGGCGGTCCGTTCGTCATCCGGAAGCGGTACTTCACGTCCAGCCCGCGTCCACCACCGTCACAGTTGGCGATCGCAATGTACCACCAGCGTTCCCGCGAGCTGGTGAAGCTTCCGAAGTTGCTGCAGCTCACGATGAGCCGGGTTTCGTAGCGGGATGACTCGCggacccgccgccgccgatcggcaCCCGGGTCCGGAAACAGTTGCTCCACCAGCGACCGGAAATCGGTGCTGTTCTCGAGCAGATTCGCATCCCCGTTGTCGCCGGCGTATCCCATGGCCGTGGCGAACGTTTCGAAGGGTGATTCCGTCgagctgtgctgtgtgtcGTTGGTGTCGTCGTTGAATTCCGAATCCGATTCCGGCTGTGCCACGGTGCTGGTCTTGAGAAACTGATCGAAGTACTGCGCATCGTCGTCCGGACGGATATCGCCCcctgccggggccggtgctgctggtggtggcgcaggAGTCGAGCGCCGGGaaactcccggcccggccgtgtCCCGTGGCAACGGATCATCTGGCGTTTCTTTGGCCGTCGGTGTACGCAGCAGACAGCCGGAGAACACGTTGTACGGGGTTCGGGGGGACAGCGGCACGATCTGGTTGTCTTCCGGGTGTAGCACGGCCAGCTTCTCGGTGCACGTCTGCAAATAAGGGGAGGCTGTAGTGAACAGCAAGGAGCACCGCCACGTCCTTACCTTATCCGTTTTGTAGACCGCCGGCCACTGAGTCTGGTCGTCGTAGTAAAGGAGCAGCTTCAGCTCGCCGAGTTTCTTCTCGTACTCGATCAGGTACTCGTACTTACCCTTCCCCGAGAGGAAGCAAAACCTCGCCAGGAAGGCCCAGTTCTGTGGGGAACGGGGAACAATCGGGTTACTGTTGCGGTGTGGGGCGAAACAGAGGGCTAGTTACATCGGATGTCCGTAGGTGCCCCTCGACATATTTGGTgtccaccgtcaccggcagtAGGCCACCAACTCCCAGCAGCAGTGACAGGAGAAGGCGGATCGTACCGCCCAACGGCGCCATTTGCAACGCCTCACAGCTGCACAGTTCACTTTTACTGCGTCGTGGACAGTAATTAAAGCTTCCTCCAGAAGAAAGGACTGTAGCAGAGCCGCGCACTAATCACGGTCAATCGCGGCGAATCGCTCCGAAAAACAACCATAACAACCCAGGGtacggcaacaacaacgacgacgacgacgacgggcggttTGTTTGGCGTTCTCCATTGAAACGGTTGCCAGGGTGCCGAACGACGGCGGTCTGTTATTCGGTGGCAGTGGTCCTGACggggccgccggttccgggttccCGATGGATGGCGCTCACGGTTGTCGATCGGGTAAGCTGAGGATTTCAGTTCAGTTTGTATTTTAAtccgttttatttcaatttttgcacCATCTCCGTACTTTCTCGGGTCTCCTCGAAAGCCAAAAAACACATTTGACTAGAGGAGCAGGAGCGACTGGTAGGTAGCTCCAGTAATTTGCATGCAACATTGTTTGCAAGTTTTGTGTTCAAAATCGGCCTCTTTCGAGAggattttaaaacaatttgtcCACGCAGCTGTCGATCCGAAAATGTTGGAAATTATCCGAAAAATCTGTAAAATAActaacgcctcgtccacactatgagttttttGTACAggtttttttgctatgctagcgtccacacaAGCAGCTTTTGAGCGAAAAATCCATGAGCtgcagtgagtgaaatgacggttcgtttgtttttgtttagatttttcagtttcctttccttctccttctattgccatctttgtcaaaatctgatccgctaTCGAAAAACTGTCCATTTTttggatggcaaaaaaaactaaccGAAATTTGGCTCCAACGTTCACATtcaaaaaatgcgtgaaatatttcataaacagaaggagctcaacagcaactcaaagtagctcaaaagcagcaaaaaattgcaaaaaatcaTAGTAAAAAATTGATCTAGCATAAAATtgatagtttcttggcctgccaaacatttttgctaagtttctcatactgtggaccctGGCTTATTTGccgtaaatcaattttattcaccgatgcaccagatttggcccctagcaacttccatctattttgagaagaaaacaaatcttacctggaaagcgtttttcatcaaacaatGAGGATTTATTAGGAAATACGGAATGCCAGAAAGGACTCTAGTTCGGACTCAAAATATTCCCCTGCTCGATGCACCAATGTTTACAGAAAAGGGTGACCAAAGACCGAAAACGTTCGCGAACTAACCGTCCAGCTTCTTTTCGAATCGCCCGAATCAGCGCCACCTATCTTACAGTGAGCGAACCCCCGGAAGTGACACAACCCTGCGCACACGGTTTTGAATTTCTCCCGTTATTTCCACGTGACGTACAGGGTTGCGTACGAAGTGTCGccggacacacatacacataagCCAGGCTCGAGAGCGCAAGTGCAAGTTCGAGAAGAGAGAGCGCATAAAAACAGAGAGTCAGACTGGAGTGCCACACGGAGCATAAATACTCGATCTAACATTTCAGATACatgccaaattgtttgcgcttatTTCCaaacgtttatgcctcagcCGACACCTAAATACCGTcggcaaacgctttgtttagaaccagaggataatgtaagttcttatttgctggtgcAGCAACAAAACCTTaaagaaccgaaaaaaatattcagaaattaattcatttctcttcgatttctgctTTCTCGGACCAATAACACgaatttcggttttatattttaaaccggcCACACGAAACATAAACGATCTGACTTTTCAACGCTCCGATTTACGGTTCGTGTAGCACGCCAGAGAGAGCGGAAAGGAAATACAGAGAGAGTCAGGTTCGGTCATCAGGTTCGAAGCAAGTTGGTTAGTAAAAATGAGACTCAGAAACAATTCACGGTAAAGGGGCAAAATTTTACGTTTTTCGATTGAAGCATGCGGacgtgttttccggttccggccagAAGGTGGGCAGAATTCCGTGTTAAAACAGAACAGTTTACACTCAGATCCAGTGTGTTTCGTCCTCGGCCTCCTATTTGCGTGCTGTTAGTGTTGCCAATATTTGGTTTCGGTCGTAGATTAGAAAAAGGAAGTGTTTCCTTAAAATAAACCTAAAAGCGGATTACAACATAGAACTGGCGTGGTGGGTGGCGACGGGCATAGAACTCCCGTTAGAACCGCATCGCAACGCCGCATCATAGCATAGagcatagaaaaaaaaggataacaacGGCGGTCGGGTGCGACTTTCACGCGACTTTGTGCTCGAGTTTGTTGTGCCGTGATACGaggttaaaaaaaaactggccaaaaAAGAACCAGAAACAGTAACTCACACACAAAAACGCGATGTTTagtgttttttatgttgttcgCCCCTTTCATTCCCATCATCGCatgcggagcataaaatgcgTCACCCAAAAACTCGGAGATGAAaatcttcgtcgtcgtcgtctgttcCTCTCTGTCCCCTTCTGTCTTCTTTGTGCGGCCAGAGAGGAGGGTGGCTATATGTGTCTGTGCCGCGTGCACTCCCTCTCatgtgcttgtgtgcgtgaAGAAAgatcggcggtggtggaggcaaACGCAACAGAAGAGAGGGGCGcaagaagaaagcaaaatgcATATTCGGGAGTTTTATGCTTCCAGCCGCAGccgttgcagttgcatttgtgttgtgtttctgaCTCCCTCGATGACGTCCCCTCGATCGGCCACCCTCGGTGCGGTTTGTGGTGCGATGTGTGTGCGCAAAAGCAGCATCCGGAGGTCGGCGGCCGCGTTGGGCCATTGGGCCCGTGTGGTGTTCGATTTC
The nucleotide sequence above comes from Anopheles bellator chromosome 1, idAnoBellAS_SP24_06.2, whole genome shotgun sequence. Encoded proteins:
- the LOC131215055 gene encoding transmembrane protein 145-like, producing MAPLGGTIRLLLSLLLGVGGLLPVTVDTKYVEGHLRTSDNWAFLARFCFLSGKGKYEYLIEYEKKLGELKLLLYYDDQTQWPAVYKTDKTCTEKLAVLHPEDNQIVPLSPRTPYNVFSGCLLRTPTAKETPDDPLPRDTAGPGVSRRSTPAPPPAAPAPAGGDIRPDDDAQYFDQFLKTSTVAQPESDSEFNDDTNDTQHSSTESPFETFATAMGYAGDNGDANLLENSTDFRSLVEQLFPDPGADRRRRVRESSRYETRLIVSCSNFGSFTSSRERWWYIAIANCDGGGRGLDVKYRFRMTNGPPGDFWHEHFSADEMFIPPILLAEAIAYSMLLLAVFICAVELKARHLYHCTYRLFTLSVLLQWFGLLLLSVTWTKYAVSGIGPFPNFGGIFTSASEITFLLLLLLMAKGYTITRARLKTCATVKITIFINLYVVVYVTLYIYQAEAFDPGEVLNLYESPAGFGLAGLRCVAWGFFLYSSAATIRKFAEKVPFYYPFTMLGSLWILSGPVLTLLGVNVLDPWVRESAMHGALGAVAFAGHLAFLWLTWPSRANKSFPYHVRTNHVGVSLGEDDEATYPKHTYEPTGTLHHLHHRHHQHELVNGNGHFTMPLAVATAVAAVSPPPASFQPSIDVIYDQYLRGDRELYQSGSTPLSYVSFPPAAPKPVVAATAMNGTETINSPTTAGALARHLNGGGSPPARSDTIEPAEPDSSSVVSEAPREVTGNGSVAGGEERRVHNPFLAGGAAADGEARRPHRIILPSLEHQTPVGSVGSGGDGEKSSGPTVPRHLFAAKGLN
- the LOC131215054 gene encoding ecdysone-induced protein 75B, isoforms C/D, producing the protein MGCGTAVEQHQQQSSSSAGATGAVDKPRGPTMAPAAAAATPVVVVRRAGAAAAGDDSSPTAHQSLKRTHSALVKILESAPLTKGAPPAAAAVSTPAALVAPPTPKLDFCPWKKTTIAKEWLSAQAAAVAAAKDPSVTPPPQQTVTIVIGNPVTKREPTVPCAIREKNVVVEERTKPATGDDAMEEDEAIGEDVAEDPMEEEEEEEQVEPAHHRGVACSQHSSSSSSSGLSSGGSRSSRESSLSSAASPEPNSADEEDGEGSSSSSGGSSPSSDGGSCTCASSDHLINDLCQQFEEHLCEDHGFFRRSIQQKIQYRPCTKNQQCSILRINRNRCQYCRLKKCIAVGMSRDAVRFGRVPKREKARILAAMQQSTQNRGNQRALASELDDQPRLLASVLQAHVETCEFTREKVSAMRQRARDCPSYSMPTLACPLNPAPELQSEQEFSQRFAHVIRGVIDFAGMIPGFQLLTQDDKFTLLKAGLFDALFVRLICMFDTALNSIICLNGQVMRRDTIQNGANARFLVDSTFNFAERMNSMQLTDAEIGLFCAIVLITPDRPGLRNVELIERMYSKLKACLQTVVSQNRPDKPEFMQELLRTMPDLRTLSTLHTEKLVVFRTEHKELLRQQQMWSADAGEAEGATQQAAGAGSAGAEAKSPASSTASGWSCDGNQVEVDLLIAAKSPMSSVSSTESTSETSSSSEYGHHHLHHHHHHHLQHGGLSSAAASAAPLLAATLSGGSGAASCPIIRHRASSGSSAEDDLIGGTAQHLAQNGLTITPVIRSIGSSSASSSSVAAVAAGAVAGATTTTTTTHHMSRYRKLDSPTDSGIESGNEKHDNPLPHLSMGAAGTHQPHHHQQQQQLGPHHHGLLHHHHHHHHHPKPAGSVSSGSSSCSSPRSSLEDQSLEDGGVAKPAVQAPPPPSSRHVVSVDNMPVLKRVLQAPPLYDTNSLMDEAYKPHKKFRAMRHRESEAEAAIVVAPSSSSSSSSAAGASRLETIATSSAIVLRASSSSPKPPVSSVSPYHQAAGASSPAPQQSQLHMHLTRPQPAASHHHHQSGPPSGGGFLQQSTAAAVAVATSRCSPQLLQGGATTPQPPPSSLSSTHSVLAKSLMEEPRMTPEQMKRTDIIHNYIMRESAHEQQHRGGGAAGGLLVCGSGSSGTTFQHRASPHLTVSAVSPSPSSSSSSSSSSSSGGGCPFGAGKWPPNGGGTASVITTTRGQQTPSPSLASSLTPPDTSSSSSPSSVASPSSSSSSSTSSSSSSGASSSSSIRYFQSPHSTMASSPSPGSPTTTTSVVVVPVPPAAASSSPRLLELKVEIAAGGVTPTAAADPAAAQPLNLSKKSPSPAPAHHAIVSVVRPPIGGGAVGASPTTPSSVVVVATSSSSSSSGGSDTAAVGAGSNNPAPQQQQIHKILLEA